In the Plectropomus leopardus isolate mb chromosome 5, YSFRI_Pleo_2.0, whole genome shotgun sequence genome, one interval contains:
- the il15l gene encoding interleukin 15, like isoform X1, with translation MLRGRFAAGSVYACFVCLLGLTAQPAKLRTQDIFPKINTLKAKVPLLEGLNCTLYTPTRQDYQQNCPVSTLRCFADEVKVLTEELEAIGVPGMRRFPLITSLKKHARWLEKTQQKTSDCLQCELLTEKEPQPFLGDLISIIQMVNS, from the exons ATGCTGAGAGGGAGGTTTGCTGCCGGGAGTGTGTATgcgtgttttgtttgtctgctcGGACTGACAGCGCAACCGGCCAAACTCCGCACGCAGGACATCTTCCCCAAGATCAACACCCTCAAGGCGAAAGTCCCTTTGTTG gAGGGGTTGAACTGCACACTGTACACGCCCACCAGACAAGACTACCAG CAGAATTGTCCCGTGTCCACCCTGAGATGTTTTGCTGACGAAGTTAAAGTCCTCACTGAAGAGCTGGAGGCCATCGGTGTCCCCGGGATGAGGCGATTCCCGCTGATCACCAGCCTGAAGAAGCACGCGAGATGGTTAGAAAAG ACTCAGCAGAAGACGTCGGACTGTCTTCAGTGTGAGCTCCTGACCGAAAAAGAGCCGCAGCCGTTCCTCGGCGATCTCATATCCATAATTCAGATGGTGAACTCGTGA
- the il15l gene encoding interleukin 15, like isoform X2: MLRGRFAAGSVYACFVCLLGLTAQPAKLRTQDIFPKINTLKAKVPLLEGLNCTLYTPTRQDYQNCPVSTLRCFADEVKVLTEELEAIGVPGMRRFPLITSLKKHARWLEKTQQKTSDCLQCELLTEKEPQPFLGDLISIIQMVNS, from the exons ATGCTGAGAGGGAGGTTTGCTGCCGGGAGTGTGTATgcgtgttttgtttgtctgctcGGACTGACAGCGCAACCGGCCAAACTCCGCACGCAGGACATCTTCCCCAAGATCAACACCCTCAAGGCGAAAGTCCCTTTGTTG gAGGGGTTGAACTGCACACTGTACACGCCCACCAGACAAGACTACCAG AATTGTCCCGTGTCCACCCTGAGATGTTTTGCTGACGAAGTTAAAGTCCTCACTGAAGAGCTGGAGGCCATCGGTGTCCCCGGGATGAGGCGATTCCCGCTGATCACCAGCCTGAAGAAGCACGCGAGATGGTTAGAAAAG ACTCAGCAGAAGACGTCGGACTGTCTTCAGTGTGAGCTCCTGACCGAAAAAGAGCCGCAGCCGTTCCTCGGCGATCTCATATCCATAATTCAGATGGTGAACTCGTGA
- the LOC121942819 gene encoding mucin-5AC-like has product MYSAKASTMKVPLHQKRAGTMQNQSWSSMSGHSTQTQTESKTQTSNKSRTEVSQSNVHSETKYRTQTHAETKVQRQTTTQTRQQSQIQTKNQMWSQTQYQSQNQTRTYSQDRTQTTSQEDQRAQEEKTIKRAESLTNDFRETAVAPCEPLLFGHMFVREQLTPDCHHQTNGFTLSRPRDFISAVTKERDSQSSTAPGDPPLASLGDASAVRVEASSYDPRRPSADPSQTSSRRQSSGLCCSSSYSRSTPIVNGEVYSSPEEAEKRERSELGGRRPVYSVREDSTCVNITNQPANSEPNISAPSIPQWDMSKDGHVQDKQDLPAAQDKHAPECGILSTDVTSAPAGPGYLIRTGVTDGEASPGELVLIIASAHAQAPTEHHRSTGPDLREQAQRETPHLVEGGATTGGVSVASKKDESEQTTFSDSPQTQMILQGSAVVFTEDTSHCRSPGDLLTPLHPSQVSSRTETPEDHQAPSPWSSLQTSESNLARPRPASVQSVDCLPTFTSQRPQHLPSAISKQAPPNSRSREPDQQDSRCPNSPPFSSLPPGSRPSSRPSSLMERTNPAFGTAGEDAELPTAPSAFRPSLRHRSPSPVKALPSSSVRAPPCSSPFRVVPASSPTTVSAEDTSLNTVSRAPPCFSSTPSSVRGTSVQAPPAFSSSPFPAFTPSSSSSGRSSSIRAGPPSSPTLPSSVRSPPCSSPIASSSAFTRSLAASCISQSISQSMAKKNNALQQPVNAVNQSPSSTPSLPSSHLRQRSPSPKLPPSQQGSGTPAYAQLGCAKDGYQHPRGPSSSPWSSCPSPSLMQSPTLSQRSPSPSMILPHSSPSPRPSFLHSKSDSSQNANNNNNNNNTMHNHAISNGCWSVGPQNAPLANGNATVMQQTHDPLWTGSHNRVARPFSASEPSSRVQSPSPSPTPTSFTRLCSPPPQHNYSSPMANKPPHPRSTRVGGASSHNPLGLTLELPKTSSVQSYLSPQILSPPPIGVSVNVWTNNVAAPQPRNPRQASSSASPSFSSSTGSPTLENATSSSFLRSSRASSPSASSQATLRRSFSSNLADRPPSPVRTPSGLRRSWVESNRRSLGFSGRASFDQQESCPTSPRSGWSSYCSSPSCLSPRAGIQSPLSPSRLTPGKGSAGGQHFTSVPWPDVRELSNKYNGTDSLDASTASTIITSSPSPLSSLSHTLLSSPVSSHGQTEWGDLELEEGNCRSQLICAYVARPSCEQNLSSSCMVLSSSGVASPPPAPFQNHNYQSTPPPVPTVPSPLPSSSPLPFALSSPTKQGNQKTSYATTVNLQIAGSGRITSFSTAQVSLTQTLQGGSGGPGQGQMTRRVSINGLSHLPPPLSQNCHRL; this is encoded by the exons ATGTACAGCGCCAAAGCCAGTACCATGAAGGTCCCACTGCATCAGAAACGAGCCGGCACCATGCAGAACCAATCGTGGAGCTCAATGTCTGGACACTCAACTCAGACCCAAACTGAGAGCAAGACACAGACCTCAAATAAGTCCCGGACGGAAGTCAGTCAATCTAACGTCCACTCAGAGACCAAATACAGAACCCAAACTCATGCCGAGACCAAAGTTCAGAGACAGACCACAACACAAACTAGGCAACAATCGCAGATACAAACTAAAAACCAAATGTGGAGCCAGACCCAGTACCAAAGCCAGAACCAGACCAGGACTTACAGCCAGGATCGGACCCAAACCACAAGCCAGGAGGACCAAAGAGCCCAGGAGGAGAAAACGATAAAGAGAGCAGAGAGCCTGACAAACG ATTTCCGGGAGACGGCGGTTGCTCCCTGTGAGCCTCTGCTGTTCGGTCACATGTTTGTCAGAGAGCAGCTGACGCCGGATTGTCACCATCAGACCAACGGATTCACCCTCTCCAGGCCCAGGGACTTCATCTCTGCCGTGACCAAAGAACGAGACTCCCAGAGCTCCACCGCACCTGGGGATCCTCCACTCGCCTCGCTCGGAGACGCGTCAGCCGTTCGGGTCGAGGCGAGCAGCTACGACCCCCGACGCCCCTCCGCCGACCCGTCGCAGACTTCATCCAGACGTCAGAGCTCCGGTTTGTGCTGCTCTTCCAGTTACAGCCGCTCGACGCCAATCGTGAACGGGGAGGTTTATTCGAGTCCTGAAGAGGccgagaaaagagagag GTCGGAGCTGGGTGGCAGACGCCCTGTTTACTCAGTCAGAGAGGACTCGACATGTGTAAACATCACTAACCAGCCAGCAAACTCTGAGCCAAACATCTCTGCTCCCAGCATACCACAGTGGGACATGTCCAAAGATGGACATGTGCAGGACAAACAGGATTTGCCCGCTGCCCAAGATAAACATGCACCAGAATGTGGCATTTTAAGCACAGATGTGACGAGCGCTCCTGCAGGGCCTGGATACCTGATCCGCACAGGAGTCACGGATGGAGAGGCATCCCCGGGAGAGCTGGTCCTGATTATAGCATCCGCACACGCTCAGGCCCCGACAGAGCACCACAGATCCACGGGGCCGGACCTCAGAGAGCAGGCCCAGAGGGAAACGCCTCACCTGGTGGAGGGAGGCGCCACCACCGGGGGGGTCTCTGTGGCGTCAAAGAAAGATGAAAGCGAGCAGACGACATTCAGCGATTCACCTCAAACCCAGATGATTCTACAAGGTTCAGCAGTGGTTTTTACAGAAGACACATCTCATTGCAGGTCCCCCGGAGACCTGCTCACTCCACTGCACCCCTCACAGGTCTCCAGTCGTACAGAAACCCCAGAGGATCACCAAGCACCGAGTCCGTGGTCATCGCTTCAAACTTCAGAGTCAAATCTGGCCCGACCACGTCCTGCGTCAGTGCAGTCTGTAGACTGTCTGCCGACGTTCACCAGCCAGAGGCCGCAGCACCTTCCGTCTGCTATCAGCAAACAGGCTCCGCCTAACTCCAG gTCCAGGGAACCAGACCAGCAGGACTCACGATGCCCCAACAGTCCACCATTTTCCAGCCTCCCTCCAGGCAGCCGCCCATCTTCCAGACCCTCCAGCCTGATGGAGAGAACAAACCCAGCCTTTGGCACCGCCGGCGAGGACGCAGAGCTCCCCACGGCCCCTTCGGCCTTCAGACCCAGCCTCAGGCACCGCTCCCCTTCCCCTGTCAAAGCTCTCCCTTCCTCCTCGGTCCGAGCGCCTCCCTGCTCCTCACCGTTCAGGGTCGTTCCAGCATCTTCTCCCACCACTGTATCTGCGGAGGATACCTCCCTGAACACTGTGTCCAGGGctcctccttgtttttcttccactCCTTCCTCTGTGAGGGGTACCTCAGTGCAAGCTCCTcctgctttttcttcttcaccttTCCCTGCTTTCactccgtcctcctcctcctctgggaGGTCTTCATCCATAAGAGCAGGTCCTCCTTCCTCCCCTACGCTGCCTTCCTCTGTCCGCTCTCCCCCGTGCTCCTCCCCCATCgcttcctcctctgctttcaCCAGATCTTTAGCTGCCTCCTGTATTAGCCAGTCCATCAGTCAGAGTATGGCGAAAAAGAACAACGCCCTGCAACAACCCGTAAACGCAGTGAACCAAAGCCCCTCCTCCACACCTTCTTTACCCTCCTCTCATCTACGACAGCGCTCCCCTTCACCTAAACTCCCTCCCAGTCAGCAGGGCTCCGGCACGCCTGCGTATGCTCAGCTAGGATGCGCTAAAGACGGGTACCAGCATCCAAGGGGTCCGTCGTCCTCCCCGTGGTCCTCTTGCCCTTCGCCGTCTCTCATGCAGTCTCCAACTCTTTCCCAGCGCTCCCCTTCCCCATCTATGATTCTGCCGCATTCCTCCCCTTCCCCTCGTCCCTCGTTCCTTCACTCCAAATCTGACTCATCACAgaatgcaaacaacaacaacaacaataataacaccATGCATAATCACGCCATCAGTAATGGCTGTTGGTCAGTTGGTCCACAGAACGCGCCACTTGCTAATGGTAACGCCACAGTAATGCAACAAACCCACGATCCTCTCTGGACGGGGTCGCACAACCGTGTAGCTCGGCCTTTTTCTGCATCCGAGCCAAGCTCACGAGTTCAGTCGCCGTCTCCCTCTCCAACTCCCACTTCGTTTACTCGCCTCTGCTCCCCACCTCCTCAACATAATTACTCCTCACCCATGGCGAACAAACCACCCCATCCTCGGAGCACTCGGGTTGGAGGTGCGAGCTCCCATAACCCACTAGGTCTCACTCTGGAGCTACCTAAGACCTCTTCTGTGCAGTCTTACTTAAGCCCTCAGATCCTCTCCCCGCCTCCTATTGGCGTGTCTGTGAACGTTTGGACGAATAACGTTGCGGCGCCTCAACCTAGAAACCCGAGACAAGCTTCTTCCTCTGCTTctccttccttttcttcctcaACTGGCTCACCAACATTGGAGAACGCcacttcctcttcttttttgcGGAGTTCCAGGGCGTCCTCTCCTTCTGCATCCTCCCAAGCTACCCTCCGCAGGTCTTTCTCCTCCAACCTGGCAGACAGACCCCCTAGTCCTGTCCGAACCCCTAGCGGGCTGCGCCGCTCTTGGGTTGAAAGCAACCGCAGGTCTCTTGGTTTTAGTGGTCGAGCGTCTTTTGACCAGCAGGAGTCGTGTCCAACCAGTCCGAGGAGTGGGTGGTCCTCGTACTGCAGCTCGCCGTCCTGCCTCAGCCCTCGCGCTGGAATTCAATCCCCACTGTCACCCAGCAGGCTTACCCCAGGGAAGGGCAGCGCTGGTGGGCAACATTTCACCAGCGTCCCCTGGCCAGATGTGCGAGAGCTTTCAAACAAATACAACGGAACTGACAGCCTTGATGCAAGTACTGCTTCTACGATCatcacctcctctccttctcctctgtcCTCGCTGTCCCAcacgctcctctcctctcctgtttcATCACACGGCCAGACAGAGTGGGGAGACCTGGAGTTAGAGGAGGGTAACTGTCGCAGCCAGCTGATCTGCGCCTACGTTGCCCGGCCCTCATGTGAACAAAACCTCTCGTCTTCATGCATGGTTCTCTCCTCCTCGGGCGTCGCCTCCCCTCCACCTGCCCCCTTCCAAAACCACAACTACCAATCCACACCACCTCCTGTACCCACAGTCCCTTCTCCATTGCCTTCATCATCACCGCTACCTTTTGCCCTTTCATCTCCGACCAAACAAGGCAACCAGAAGACCAGTTACGCCACCACGGTCAACCTCCAGATCGCTGGAAGTGGCCGCATTACTTCCTTCAGCACCGCCCAAGTCAGCCTGACTCAAACCCTGCAGGGTGGATCCGGAGGACCAGGACAGGGACAAATGACGAGAAGAGTAAGCATCAACGGACTTTCACAccttcctccccctctttctcaGAACTGTCACAGACTGTGA